In the Lepidochelys kempii isolate rLepKem1 chromosome 3, rLepKem1.hap2, whole genome shotgun sequence genome, one interval contains:
- the LOC140908944 gene encoding uncharacterized protein, with translation MDVEALYTNIQPHKDGPQAVRNSISDNVAANLVAELCDFVLTHNYFTIGDNVYLQVSGTAMGTHMVPQYANIFKADLEQCFLSSRPLMPLLYLRYIDDLFIIWTHGKEALEEFHHDFNNFHSTINFSLDQSTQEIHFVDTTVLISDVHINTTVYRKPPDRYSYLHASSFHRDHITRSIVYSQTLRYNCICSNPSDKHLQDLHQAFLQLQYPPADVKKQIDRARGVLRSHLLQDRPNKESNRMPLAITFSPQLKPLQRIIKDLQPILKDNSSLSQILGDRPVLAYRQPPNLKQIVTSNHTPHNKNTNPGTYLCNKAHCQLCRLIYSRDTIIGTNHISHTIRASFTTHLPM, from the coding sequence atggatgtagaagccctctacaccaacattcaaccacacaaagatggaccacaagccgtcaggaacagtatctccgataatgtcgcggcaaacctggtggctgaactttgtgattttgtcctcacccacaactatttcacaattggggacaatgtataccttcaagtcagtggcactgctatgggtacccacatggtcccacagtatgccaacatttttaaggctgacttagaacaatgcttcctcagctctcgtcccctaatgcccctactctacttgcgctacattgatgacctcttcatcatctggacccatggaaaagaagcccttgaggaattccaccatgatttcaacaatttccattccaccatcaacttcagcctggaccagtccacacaagagatccacttcgtggacactacggtgctaataagtgatgttcacataaacaccactgTATACCGGAAACCTCCTGACCGCTATAGTTActtacatgcttccagctttcatcgagaccacatcacacgatccattgtctacagccaaactctgagatacaactgcatttgctccaacccctcagacaaacacctacaagatctccatcaagcattcttacaactacagtacccacctgctgacgtgaagaaacagattgacagagccagaggggtactcagaagtcacctgctacaggacaggcccaacaaagaaagtaacagaatgccgctagccatcaccttcagcccccaactaaaacctctccagcgcatcattaaggatctacaacctatcctgaaagacaattcctcactctcacagatcttgggagacaggccagtcctcgcttacagacagccccccaacctgaagcaaatagtcaccagcaaccacacaccacacaacaaaaacacgaacccaggaacctatctttgcaacaaagcccattgccaactctgtcgacttatctattcaagggacaccatcataggaactaatcacatcagccacaccatcagagccTCATTCAccacacatctaccaatgtga